The genomic window acgaaattaaagaaatattcaaaaaaatattaacttcggagATTTTCGGGCCtggttgaaatttatttgtcacaagtattgtaatgtcataataattaatggtgtaataagtttaataaatacaaataacgTTGAGATAagtaactttttataatttctttctgttgtaatttttattgaaagcattctgaTTTAAAATGGAGGTTTCGATTTCGATTTGAGACATTAATACTGAATAGTTTAAAATCTAACTGTAGCATGTCGATGggttaataaacttaaaaaaaatcaattattacacATCACCTGTCAAacgttttatgtaaattatgcAAAAGGTGCAATCTcgtttacaataataaaatattattatttttaaaagcaaaaatttaaacaattatttaataaaagaactTTATTTACTTACTATACTATATGAAAGAGTATTGTGCCTTGAATCATTAttaacatttacatattttgatttcttcacacgaaatgaaaaacataaaacttattttctcgAAATGGAAAACATGAGGACGTTCTATGCTTAGTGATGGAATTATTAAGTACTAGATTGATACCGGCcggcttcactgggcttaaaagtaaaaaccaccgatttatagcctccaccctctcttgatatacacagttttcaattttttttaaatataaaatagtcataattcagaatagttggccatgatttgtttgacattttctattttgaatttttacagaattcattaatttatggttcaaaatgatgatcataaatCTGCATGTCCATCtgtccatctataatcatcatgatgaaccataaattaaggatttttgtaaaaatttaaaaaagtaaatgtcagattaaatttaatttttttaaatatacctttataaattatagctgatgtgttattctaatgtatgagctatattacggtaccgtttcattaaaaacccttcgctagttttagcatgaaagcgtaacaaacaaacaaacaagcaaacaaacatgcttactttcacatttataataaaatagtgaTAGGGATGaaacttacgtttcaaattttcaagGATTCTGCCAGAACTAGggaaaatttaacgaaaattaaGTGTAAGATTTTTCGATAAATaccatagttttcgaaatatcgatgccttaaagaaaataataaggCACAAATACCATTCATTTCATcgcttttattgtattttatgagTTACGAGTTcggcttgttataattttctttataggaaaatatttgttgaaattttgtttgtttgtgataatgtttttaactaatggatattagttttccaaaataatcttaaaaaagttTCCCTTGtggcataataaaatatacttccTCTTTAAAAACACTCCAATGTAGGATTTGTATCTTAAAAATGGCAACTTAAACatcttaaatgtattttaaggtAAAGGACAAATGACATTAATGAGAATGCGAatacacgatttaaaaattatcctaaGAAAATGTGATTCTTTAGCCCTTCCCAAGGAACatcttttatatatatcaaaCGCCGAAATACCTGGCAAAGCTAATTTTAGGCCATTCATgttaatcatttttgttttctcGCGAGTGTcaaaaattaggacaaaatttaattaaaaatttaagttaggttatattggctttccacgaaggacacacttaggctgtagagcccattgtgataccatatatgtattttaccaccttttccgctgataatttctttttatcagctcctcaatttcagaggctaagtgcacctccttcatgcatatatatatatatttatattttatatttatttagtaaatgcTGCAAATATAGCCCATAATACTTCACACGTATTTGGTTTAGCAGCTTCTTGTTCAAAATCTAAGTCTAAAAGTTCTCGAACACGTTTCATTGCTAATTCATAGTCTTCATCGTTTAATGGTGCAAATGCATTCTCCAGAACATCACTTGCATGTGCTAATAATAGCAATGCTAATACTCGTTTGTCCATGCGTTGTGGATCGTTTACCCATTTTGATAACACTGCATCTTGTATCTTTTTAACAAGTCGACATTTGGTAACATTATCTGTTAATGGATGTATTGTCAtatcaaataatagaaaattttgtttctctgTTGTTAATACACCTTTTTCAACTAAGTTCTTAGCAAGTCTCTCTCTTACATTCTTTAACTGATAACGAATTTTTAATGGATTCCATGTTTCACCACTAAGATATTCAATCCAACTTTGAACAGTTTCAGGTGGATCACGTTCTTTTAAGTGTTTGAGCGCCTCATCTAGTAGAACGTCGCCAGTGGGTGTTTCAGATTTGACCAATAGTTTACGTGATAACAAACTCCGTCTGCGCACGCCGGCTGATTCGAGTTCAACTCGTCCGCGTAGTCCTAGTTCGATTAATATACAACCACGTAGACCACTCGATATGGAATCATTCCAGAATGATGTGTAGCCCTCTTTATCTTTTAATCCAAGTAAAAGAACCTCCTCCATCAATGTAAATCTGGTCTCTTTGGAATCACCATCTTCAGTATCATCTACACTTGAACCGATTGTATCTTTGTGTGAGAAGCCCCCATCACTTCCATTATCACGATTGATAACATGTTTCCTTTGAACTAAACCATCTGTATCACTACGATCCATCAtccaacaattttataaatatttatcttcaaCTTTAAACTTCAATCCAAGATAACTACACTAGCCACGCAGTTGATATtcaaccaaaaataattttaacaataaaaaaatatatatatgtatataaatataaacaaacgaTAAATGTAAATCAGATTCGAGAACTTCTGAGAACGaaatattctgaatagtttttggaaacgatttttacaaaatatctttgaattagttttgaaatatcacagattttagaataaaatatctaaatttggtaatttaaataatattttgttagttGTTCGTATTAAAAATACGATCACTAAAGTTGACTGTTAGTGTTGACGTTTCCAATTCAAACTAGTTACTTTGGttacttttgatttttattttttttaaaacattttttcatattgaATCAGAATACttaatacttatatttatttatacgttTAGTGACTGGATAACCTGAACAATAATACGAGTTACGAACGAATACCAGcactccttcatgcatataccatgcactacaccagcccatgacaactattaattaaaataattttgttgtgacggccggaatcgaacccgctaccctaagcataccgcggacggaatttgttacgccttaatcaactgagctaatatGGCGACTTtcttaatgttaattttatatcaaaaacttaACGGATCAATTTTCGGTGAAAAATTTGTTGCATGATTTCGGGGGAAAAAAACCAccattttatcacattaaatgaatttttttttttttttatttttttaacttatattatttataagaagtgaaaccaaaaaattgtcTAAGTTTACTATGAAATACACGTGGCGGCAAAAGGGACACAAAACACCCAGCTATATTGCAATATCTTTCCAAAAACTGAAGAGCAATCCACGGTACAATACTTTAACCTAGTTTGTATAtagtattttgtgaaaatttaatttattgcaaacaaaaaaaatatatgcacaaaaaaagattcaattataaaatgaaaaaaaaaaaaaacaaaaaaaaaaactaaaacaaaaaacaaatataaaattcacaaatacgtgatttgaaattaaatttactgtaaaaattttttttttttaaacttcgagTAGTAGTCGTGGGTGAAGTGAGGATGGGGAGTGTATGTGAATTGAAACTTTAACTATATGTGGCAGCTATAAAAATGGAATAATgtattatgcatgtatatagTGAATAAATACGTAATCCTTTTATTTTAAGGCtgttatgta from Chrysoperla carnea chromosome 2, inChrCarn1.1, whole genome shotgun sequence includes these protein-coding regions:
- the LOC123293848 gene encoding Golgi phosphoprotein 3 homolog sauron-like is translated as MMDRSDTDGLVQRKHVINRDNGSDGGFSHKDTIGSSVDDTEDGDSKETRFTLMEEVLLLGLKDKEGYTSFWNDSISSGLRGCILIELGLRGRVELESAGVRRRSLLSRKLLVKSETPTGDVLLDEALKHLKERDPPETVQSWIEYLSGETWNPLKIRYQLKNVRERLAKNLVEKGVLTTEKQNFLLFDMTIHPLTDNVTKCRLVKKIQDAVLSKWVNDPQRMDKRVLALLLLAHASDVLENAFAPLNDEDYELAMKRVRELLDLDFEQEAAKPNTCEVLWAIFAAFTK